From Solibacillus sp. FSL W7-1464:
GTAAAGGTTCACTTGGTAAAATTGACTATGCGATCATTGAAGCAGCAGCCATTACAGAAGACGGTCTAGTCATTCCAACAGGTTCAGTAGGGAACTCACCGATTTTTGTAGAAAAAGCTGAAAATGTCATTATCGAAATTAATACAACTGCCCCAAAAGCATATGAAGGGCTTCATGATATTTATATTCAGAAATCACAAGGTGAACGTAGAGAAATTCCTATCTATAGTACAGGGGACCGAATCGGTGAAATCGGAATTAAAGTGGACCCGGCGAAAGTAAAAGGAATTGTTTTATCGGAGCAGCCGGATATTCCATCACCATTATTCGAGCCAAACGAAGAAACACAGAAGATTGCGGATAATTTACTGGCATTCCTGGCAAATGAAGTGGAAGTGGGGAATTTACCGGAATCATTAGCACCACTTCAGTCAGGCGTTGGATCGGTAGCGAATGCCGTATTAAACGGAATGCAAAAATCTCAGTTTAAAGATCTTGAAGTATTCTCGGAAGTACTGCAAGATGGTGTGTTTGACCTGATCGATGCGGGAATTGTAAAATTCGCTGCTGGTACGGCATTCTCACTTTCCAAAAAGCGTGTGGAATCACTGGCGGAAGACTTGGAAAAGTACAAGGATAAAATCATGTTCCGCCCACAGGAAATTTCGAATAACCCGGAAGTCATTCGCCGCTTAGGTGTTATTTCGTTTAACACGGCAATTGAAGTAGACATTTACGGTAATGTCAATTCGACACATGTAAACGGCACGAAGATTATGAATGGTATTGGCGGTTCCGGGGACTTTGCCCGTAATGCACGCATTACAATTTTCGTAACATCTTCATTAGCGAAAAACGGTGCTATTTCAACAATCGTTCCGTTCGTTTCACATATCGACCATACAGAACACGATGTCGATGTAATTGTAACGGAGCAAGGCTATGCGGATCTTCGTGGTCTCCCACCAGTGAAGCGTGCAGAGAAATTGATTGAAATTTCACACCCGAAATATAAAGAACAGTTACGTGCTTATTTCGAAGAGGCAAAAGAAAAAGTTGGCGGCCAAACACCGCATATTCTCGAAAAAGCATTCTCGTTCCATAACAATCTAAAAGAGCATGGGACAATGTTATTAGAAGATGACAAAATCAAACATTAAAGAGTAAATAGATAAGGTGGCGTTTTAACATGGATGTAAGATTTCCGATTGGTCCATTGCAAGTGCCTGAACAGGTGACACTTGATAATGTAAAGGAATGGTTACAACAAACGGAATCCTATACGACACGTTTAAGAGAAGTTGTCGATTCACTAAATGAAGAGCAGTTGAATAAAACATATCGCGAAGGTGCTTGGACCGTTCGTCAGCTTGTTCACCATATTGCCGATTCACAGCTGAACATGTATCAGCGACTGAAGCTGGCACTAACGGACGACAATCCGACAGTACCGGGGTTTGATGAAGAGAAGTGGGCCGTTCTGCCAGACAATGACTTGCCTGTAGAAAGCTCGATTAAAATGCTTGAAGGCATAAACGAGCGCATCGTTTCGTTAGGTCAGCATTTAACTGAAGACCAGCTGAAAAGGGAATTTACCCATGAGACAAACGGGCCGGTTACAGTTGCCGCAAAAGTTGCGAAACTGGCATGGCATGAGGAGCATCATTTCGCTCATATTAAAATTGCCCTATCAAATTAGTTTTTAGAAATGGCTTACCAAATAGAGGTAAGCCATTTTTTTACGAAAATGAACTATTTAATTTCCTTATATAAAAAGACGAGCCGTTCAATTTCGTCAAAGCCATTATTTTTATAAAACTGTTCTGCCGGTATATTTCGGTTTGTGAGCAGTGTCATCGATTCGACAGATTTGGCTTTCAGCTCGATTTCTAAATAGTTCAGCATCGCTTTACCAATACCTTTATTTTGCAACGTCTGATCGACGCACATTTCATGGATGAAATATTCATCACCACTATACCATTTCCGCTGCACACCCATTATAAAGCCTAGCAGTTCACCATCTTCTATAGCAAGTACGCCTAGAAAGTTTGGGGTATTGTAGTAATCGGATAAATACTGGAATGCACTTTCATAGTTCCAGTTGTCATTCCATGGGTCCGCATTAAATACTTTTATAAATGTTGCTGTGCATATTGCTAAATCTGTTGCTTCCATACTTTTAAACTCCACAATCAACCGCTCCCTCTATAGTTTCTTTGTAAAGCATATTATGCGGTTCGCTTCTGTAAAGCCTAATTTGAGATGAACGTTTAAACTATCCTGATTCGACAATTCACAGTCACTCGCAAACTCTGTACATCCTTTTGTTTTAGCCCACTGTTCACAAACTTGCACTAAATGTTGTGCGAAATGCTGTCTACGGTAAACCTCTTCTACATATAAGCCTTCCAAATAGCCAACCGGACTGGAATGTGTTCCTTCAACGTAATCGAAACGGAGCTGACATTGTGCAAATCCAATTGGTTGTTCATCATCAAATGCTAAGAAAACTGTACTGTTCGGATTTTTAATAACATCTTCTATGTTCTGTACAAAATCATGTAAATCATTGCCGGGCCAAAGGAGTAATGCAAGGTGTGCTGCTGTAGATGCATGCTCAAGTGTCGCTTCTTTGATCATAGGTTCCTCCTGTACAACATAATGTCGAAAATCAATCGCATCTTTATTATAGGATAAAATGGAAATGTATTGGGGGTTAAGCCAAATAAAAAAGCAAGCCAAACGATAAACGTAGGCTTACTTTATAATGGCTTTAATGCTTTTGTCTGCTCAATGTAAATAAAGACATCATATCTTGAACCGATGTTTGATGGAACATAATTCCGGTACGCTTCATATTCAGGGTGATAGACAACACCAATTGCACGATGGCCAATCCGGTCATTGAACAACTCCCGATTTTCATCAGTAAAAATCAATACTTTATCTTGCCCGCCAGCTGCATGGAGCTGTCCTTCCCATGTGTTGAGTTTGGAAGGGGGGACATCAATCACTTGCAGAGGATCTCCCCAGCTGTCAGCAGCAATGACTGTACCTTTATACGTGCCAAAACCAATGGCAAAAGTATTGTCCTTTCCATACTGTTCACGGATAAGTTGACCGACGTTGATCATTTGATCTTCTTTCATACTTGTTGCGGAAGCATCCCCGATATGTGTATTATGTTCCCAAATAATGATTTTTGCATCTTCACCGTGGTACTTCAATAGTTCATTGATCGCTTCCACCATGTGCAAATCGCGTGTATTCCAGGAAATCGCATCCTGCATCATTTCCCTGTAATATGTTTCCGCATTTTTGGTGACAAGTGCATTCATCATGACATTTAAATCTTCTTCATGTTTGTTCGAGTACTGTTCCTTATTATTTCGTAACGATCTCAGCAAATCTGTTACTTCACGCACACATTCATCCGTAAATTGAGCAGTGGAGAGGGCATAGTGCTCCGGCATTCTATTATAAGGCTCAAAGCAGGAGAATGCTTTCTTTGCATGTTCAAAATCGGCTTTGTATTTAGGGTTTTCAGATAAAAAGTGGAACACTTCATCCATCGATTCAAAGAGACTGTATAAATCAATGCCATAAAACCCGACTTTATTGCTCAATGTGTTATTTTTATCCTTTAGCCACTCTACAAAATGTTCTACTTCTTCATTTGCCCACATCCATTGCGGCCAACGATTAAATGATTCTTTCAAGATTGCAGCAGCGGTTTCATTATCATCTTCATAACTTTTGACATAACGGTTAACTGCCTGTGCAGATGGCCAGTCTCCTTCTACCGCGATAATATTAAATCCTTTTTGATTGATCAGCAGTTTCGTTAACTCGGCTCGGACTGTGTAAAACTCTGATGTACCATGCGAAGCTTCACCGATCATCACAATTTTGGCATGACCAATTGACTCGACGATTTTATTTAAACTGTGCTCATTAAAGGGCAGGGCGTGCTTTTTAATGGCAGCTACCAGTTTCCTTGGCATATTTTTATTCGCTCCTTTCATACAACGTTATTTTTCCCTTGCTATTCATATGGATACCCGTTATCTAGTATTTCAATGTGGAAAACAAAGCGTTAATCTTAATCTTTTTACAACTTTCGGTTTAGTAATTTTGTACTTTAGGGAAGTTTATACTATGATAGTTTTATACTAAACGTTGTAGGGAGCATGGCTTAATGAGTATTTATAATTATTTAGTGAAAAAAACAAACGGTGAGATCCTTTCGATGGAAACTTATCGAGATCAAGTGATGTTGATTGTGAATACAGCAAGCAATTGTGGATTTACTTTCCAATATGAAGATATGCAAAAGTTATATGAACGCTATGCAGATAAAGGGTTCACAGTACTTTCATTTCCATGTAACCAATTCGGTGAACAGAACCCGGAAGACGGGGAAACATCTGCAAGACAATGCAAGCTTCAGTTCGGTGTTACATATCCAGTATTTGATAAAATCAATGTGAATGGCAATGAAACCCATCCGCTATTCAACTATTTAAAACACGAGGTTGATTGTCCGGAATTTGTTCGTGAGACAATGCAGCAAAAACATTTATACAATACAATTCAATCGAACTATCCCGATTACTTAATCGGCCGCAATATTCGCTGGAATTTCACAAAGTTCCTAGTAGACCGTAACGGCCGTGTCATCCAACGTTTTGAGCCGGATGCTTCCTTCTTGGATATCGAAAAGGCGATTGAAGGGCTGTTGGAAACGGCTGCTGTAAAATAGAATACATATAAAGCCCATTTCTTTGTTGGAAATGGGCTTTATTCTATGCATTTTTCTTCGTCCTTGTAGTTGTTGTACGTTTTCTCGTTTTCGGCTTCTTCGTCTTATCGAGTGAAGCTTGTAATGCGGACATTAAATCGGTCACATTATCAGGCAACGGGCGTTTTTCGTTTGCGACAACCGTACTTTCCGCTTTCTTTTCCTCGATCAGCTGCATGAGCGCTGTCCGGTAATCATCCGTATATTTTGTCGGATCGAACTCGGTTGTCAATTGCTCAACAAGCATAAGGGCCGTCTCCAGTTCTTTTTGCACGACTGCTTCAACACTCGGTATATTCGGTACGTCTCCGACAGCACGCACTTCATCTGGGAAATGAATGATCTCCATTACTAATGTATTTTTATAAACACGGACGATGGCCAATTGCTCTTTTGAACGGATTGTAATTTTGGCCACACCGATTTTACCGGATTCCTCCAACGTTTTTCGTAATAGGACATATGCTTTTGCCCCTGTATTGTCAGGGGATAAATAGTACGTCTTTTCAAAATAAATCGGGTCGATTTCTTCCAGCTTCACAAAATCTATAATCTCTACCGATTTATCTTCATTTTCTTTGCGTAAATTTTCCAGGTCCTCTTCATCCAAAACAACGAATTTGTTTTTTGTATATTCATACGCCTTTACGATATCTTCATCTTTTACCTCTGCCTGACATCCTTCACACACCTTTTTGTAGCTGATCGGTGTATGACATTCTTTATGGAGCTGTCGGAGC
This genomic window contains:
- a CDS encoding succinate CoA transferase, which produces MGKDLSQFIRNEAFLNKVVSAEEAASWIEDGMNLGMSGFTLFGEPKEFPLALSKRGEQENFKVNLYTGASLGPTADQSMAEAGIINLRVPYQGNAIMRGKINNGEIFYIDQHLSHTAEEVRKGSLGKIDYAIIEAAAITEDGLVIPTGSVGNSPIFVEKAENVIIEINTTAPKAYEGLHDIYIQKSQGERREIPIYSTGDRIGEIGIKVDPAKVKGIVLSEQPDIPSPLFEPNEETQKIADNLLAFLANEVEVGNLPESLAPLQSGVGSVANAVLNGMQKSQFKDLEVFSEVLQDGVFDLIDAGIVKFAAGTAFSLSKKRVESLAEDLEKYKDKIMFRPQEISNNPEVIRRLGVISFNTAIEVDIYGNVNSTHVNGTKIMNGIGGSGDFARNARITIFVTSSLAKNGAISTIVPFVSHIDHTEHDVDVIVTEQGYADLRGLPPVKRAEKLIEISHPKYKEQLRAYFEEAKEKVGGQTPHILEKAFSFHNNLKEHGTMLLEDDKIKH
- a CDS encoding YfiT family bacillithiol transferase, producing the protein MDVRFPIGPLQVPEQVTLDNVKEWLQQTESYTTRLREVVDSLNEEQLNKTYREGAWTVRQLVHHIADSQLNMYQRLKLALTDDNPTVPGFDEEKWAVLPDNDLPVESSIKMLEGINERIVSLGQHLTEDQLKREFTHETNGPVTVAAKVAKLAWHEEHHFAHIKIALSN
- a CDS encoding GNAT family N-acetyltransferase; amino-acid sequence: MEATDLAICTATFIKVFNADPWNDNWNYESAFQYLSDYYNTPNFLGVLAIEDGELLGFIMGVQRKWYSGDEYFIHEMCVDQTLQNKGIGKAMLNYLEIELKAKSVESMTLLTNRNIPAEQFYKNNGFDEIERLVFLYKEIK
- the aac(6') gene encoding aminoglycoside 6'-N-acetyltransferase, which codes for MIKEATLEHASTAAHLALLLWPGNDLHDFVQNIEDVIKNPNSTVFLAFDDEQPIGFAQCQLRFDYVEGTHSSPVGYLEGLYVEEVYRRQHFAQHLVQVCEQWAKTKGCTEFASDCELSNQDSLNVHLKLGFTEANRIICFTKKL
- a CDS encoding erythromycin esterase family protein produces the protein MPRKLVAAIKKHALPFNEHSLNKIVESIGHAKIVMIGEASHGTSEFYTVRAELTKLLINQKGFNIIAVEGDWPSAQAVNRYVKSYEDDNETAAAILKESFNRWPQWMWANEEVEHFVEWLKDKNNTLSNKVGFYGIDLYSLFESMDEVFHFLSENPKYKADFEHAKKAFSCFEPYNRMPEHYALSTAQFTDECVREVTDLLRSLRNNKEQYSNKHEEDLNVMMNALVTKNAETYYREMMQDAISWNTRDLHMVEAINELLKYHGEDAKIIIWEHNTHIGDASATSMKEDQMINVGQLIREQYGKDNTFAIGFGTYKGTVIAADSWGDPLQVIDVPPSKLNTWEGQLHAAGGQDKVLIFTDENRELFNDRIGHRAIGVVYHPEYEAYRNYVPSNIGSRYDVFIYIEQTKALKPL
- a CDS encoding glutathione peroxidase, with the protein product MSIYNYLVKKTNGEILSMETYRDQVMLIVNTASNCGFTFQYEDMQKLYERYADKGFTVLSFPCNQFGEQNPEDGETSARQCKLQFGVTYPVFDKINVNGNETHPLFNYLKHEVDCPEFVRETMQQKHLYNTIQSNYPDYLIGRNIRWNFTKFLVDRNGRVIQRFEPDASFLDIEKAIEGLLETAAVK
- the ku gene encoding non-homologous end joining protein Ku — protein: MHTVWKGSISFGLVNIPVKLHAATENKDVKLRQLHKECHTPISYKKVCEGCQAEVKDEDIVKAYEYTKNKFVVLDEEDLENLRKENEDKSVEIIDFVKLEEIDPIYFEKTYYLSPDNTGAKAYVLLRKTLEESGKIGVAKITIRSKEQLAIVRVYKNTLVMEIIHFPDEVRAVGDVPNIPSVEAVVQKELETALMLVEQLTTEFDPTKYTDDYRTALMQLIEEKKAESTVVANEKRPLPDNVTDLMSALQASLDKTKKPKTRKRTTTTRTKKNA